The genomic segment CCAATGACGGCGAGTTGAAGCGCGCGATGGAACTGCCTTCCAGCGGCATCCCGCGCACCTATCGCGCCCGCACTTTCGGCGACATTTCGCAGGCCCAGCTTGAAACGCTGATCGAAGGCGTGACGATCGAAGGCGTTCATTACGGGCGGATCGACGCCAATCTGGAACGGCGCACCGGCCGCAACCAGTGGATCGAACTGACCCTGACCGAAGGCAAGAACCGCGAAGTGCGCCGGGTGCTCGAACATCTCGGCCTGCAGGTCAGCCGCCTGATGCGCATCTCCTATGGTCCCTTTGCCTTGGGCGATCTGCCCCGCGGGCAGGCCAGCGAAGTGCGCCAGAAGGATGTCGAACAGTTCCGCCGCCACATCGCCACGCGCGGGGGATGGAAGTGAGGATCATCGCCGGGGAATGGCGCGGGCGCCCCTTGCGCGCGCCCAGGGGCGAGATCACCCGCCCCACGGCCGACCGCACGCGGGAAACGCTGTTTTCCATGCTCGCCAGCCGGCTGGGCAGCTTTGAAGGGCTGACCGTGGCCGATCTGTTCGCCGGTTCCGGCGCATTGGGGCTGGAAGCCCTGTCGCGCGGGGCGGAAAAGGCAATCTTCGTGGAGCAGGACCCGGCTGCGATCCGGGCCTTGCGCGAGAATATCGCGGGCCTGCGCGCCCAGCCGCAATGCGATGTGCGAGCCATGTCCGTGCTTTCGCTGGGCGTGGCGAAGCAACCGGTGGATCTGCTGCTGCTCGATCCGCCTTACGATACAGGGGCCGGCGCCGTGGCGCTGGACAAGCTGCGCCGCCTCGGCTGGATCGCGCCCGGCGCATGGATCAGCGTGGAAACCTCACGCCGCGAAGTGCTGGACCTCAAGGGCTTCGAACTCGACGCTACCCGCGATTGCGGCAAGGCGCGGCTGCACCTGCTGCGCCTGACGGAAGGCTGAGCAGGGCCTTTATTCGGCGATCACTGCCGCCACACGCTCCTTGCTCTTGCGGCCGAAGGCCACGCCCAGCAGGGTGATGAGGCCAGCCACTGCAAGGAATGCCCCCCCCCGCGCCGTGCCATCGGCCCCGCCGCTTCCGGCCAGCCATTGCGCGGCAACCGGAGTGACGGCCCCGCCGATGATCCCGCCGCCGTTAAAGGCGATGGACACCCCGGTATAGCGTACATTCACGGGGAACAGCGTCGGCAGCCAGGCACCCAGCGGGCCATAGGCAAAACCCATCACCAGCAGCGCGAAGGAGAGGAGCATGAAGACCTCGCCCAGCCTGCCCCATGCGATCAGCGGGCCGAACATGACCCCCAGCATGATCGTGCCGATGGCACCCGCCACCAGCACATTGCGCGGGCTGGCCTGATCGGACCAGATGGCGGAAAGCACGATACCCACTGCCAGGAAGGTGTTGGCGGCCAATTGGATGGACAGCATCGTCTCCCGATCCACCCCGCGCACTGTGGTCATATGGCCCAGCGCAAAGGCGGTTGAGAGGTAGAAGATCGCGAAGCATGCCACCACGCCCGCACAGCCCGCGATCAGCGCGGGCCAGTGATGCACCACCACCGCACCCAGGGGCATCTTGTGCGGCGGTGACTTCTCCAGCGCTTCCTTGAAGGCAGGCGTCTCGCCGATGCGCAGGCGCACCCACAGGCCCAGCAGCACCAGGATCGCGCTCAGCAGGAAGGGAATGCGCCAACCCCATGCGGTGAAGTCCGCTTCAGGCAGGGCCATGCCCAGCAGCAGGAACAGGCCATTGGCGGCCAGGAAGCCCACCGGTGCGCCAAGCTGCGGCGCGGAACCGAAGCGCGCTTCCCACCCCT from the Erythrobacter sp. SG61-1L genome contains:
- the rsmD gene encoding 16S rRNA (guanine(966)-N(2))-methyltransferase RsmD, which gives rise to MRIIAGEWRGRPLRAPRGEITRPTADRTRETLFSMLASRLGSFEGLTVADLFAGSGALGLEALSRGAEKAIFVEQDPAAIRALRENIAGLRAQPQCDVRAMSVLSLGVAKQPVDLLLLDPPYDTGAGAVALDKLRRLGWIAPGAWISVETSRREVLDLKGFELDATRDCGKARLHLLRLTEG
- a CDS encoding MFS transporter, encoding MGHIKENSRVLTAAMVGTAVEFYDFYVYATAAALVFGPLFFPAESASAQLLLSLMSFGLAFFARPVGAIVFGHFGDRMGRKSTLVVSLLLMGVSTLLIAFLPTYQMVGWVAPALLCVLRFGQGFGLGGEWGGAALLAVENAPKGWEARFGSAPQLGAPVGFLAANGLFLLLGMALPEADFTAWGWRIPFLLSAILVLLGLWVRLRIGETPAFKEALEKSPPHKMPLGAVVVHHWPALIAGCAGVVACFAIFYLSTAFALGHMTTVRGVDRETMLSIQLAANTFLAVGIVLSAIWSDQASPRNVLVAGAIGTIMLGVMFGPLIAWGRLGEVFMLLSFALLVMGFAYGPLGAWLPTLFPVNVRYTGVSIAFNGGGIIGGAVTPVAAQWLAGSGGADGTARGGAFLAVAGLITLLGVAFGRKSKERVAAVIAE